In Myxococcus virescens, a single genomic region encodes these proteins:
- a CDS encoding EF-hand domain-containing protein, which yields MGGGACRCLDPNEGALRCAPSREGFIMATKSRKTAVAKKSSRRTATAKKATPKKAAGKARGAKKTTAKKTTTTKKTTAKKTTAKKAAAKKAPAKKTTGKKAAAKKTPAKKATTRKAATRRTSKSRRERPVTGAPFVEQVETTSAGLQPLAPVHAAVDEFTSSGDEVLDIFQRYDRDRTGTIDRAEFARLLEALGQNISDEELEIAVDIVDTDRTGKISWNEFKAWWNSR from the coding sequence GTGGGTGGGGGCGCGTGCCGATGCTTGGACCCGAACGAGGGAGCGCTACGATGCGCGCCGTCCAGGGAGGGGTTCATCATGGCGACGAAGTCACGCAAGACGGCTGTTGCGAAGAAGTCATCCCGGCGTACCGCGACGGCGAAGAAGGCCACGCCGAAGAAGGCGGCTGGCAAGGCGCGCGGCGCGAAGAAGACCACCGCGAAGAAGACGACGACCACGAAGAAGACGACGGCGAAAAAGACCACGGCGAAGAAGGCGGCGGCGAAGAAGGCCCCCGCGAAGAAGACGACGGGGAAGAAGGCAGCGGCCAAGAAGACCCCCGCGAAGAAGGCCACCACGCGCAAGGCGGCGACGCGGCGGACCTCCAAGTCTCGGCGTGAGCGGCCCGTGACAGGGGCGCCCTTCGTCGAGCAGGTGGAGACGACGTCCGCGGGGCTCCAGCCCCTGGCGCCCGTCCACGCCGCGGTGGACGAGTTCACCAGCTCCGGCGACGAGGTGCTCGACATCTTCCAGCGGTACGACCGCGACCGGACCGGCACCATCGACCGTGCGGAGTTCGCGCGCCTGCTGGAGGCGCTGGGGCAGAACATCTCCGACGAGGAGCTGGAAATCGCCGTCGACATCGTCGACACGGACCGCACCGGGAAGATTTCCTGGAACGAGTTC